The following nucleotide sequence is from Actinomycetota bacterium.
AACCTTCCCCTCGCCGCTCGATGCCGCCGGCGGTGACGATGCGCTCGTCGGGCGCATCCGACAGGTGCCTGGTCGCGATGACGCGCTGGCGCTGTTCAGTTGCGCCGACAACCTGCGGAAGGGCGCCGCGCTCGACGCGATCCAGATCGCCGAGCACCTCTTCATACGCTGAGCGGGTGGGTCCGCGGTAGGGTCCACCCCATGGACCTGAGCTTCGAGGGATTCATGTCCGACGTCGTGCGGGCGTTCGAGCTCGTCGGGGTCGCCATCTTGCTCGTCGGCAGCGCGATCGCGTTCGTCGCCTACGGCCTACACGTCGCCCGCGGCGCCCCGCGGCTCGTGGCGTTCCAAGACCTGCGTGCGTCGCTGGGCCGAGCGATCCTGCTCGGCCTCGAGGTGCTGGTGGTCGCCGACATCGTTCGGACGATCGTCGTCGAGCCCACC
It contains:
- a CDS encoding DUF1622 domain-containing protein, translating into MDLSFEGFMSDVVRAFELVGVAILLVGSAIAFVAYGLHVARGAPRLVAFQDLRASLGRAILLGLEVLVVADIVRTIVVEPTLESAATLGVIVAVRILLSFAIDVEVDGVVPWRKAERDPGTGG